TCTCCCTTGAGGAAGAACGCCGATCCCAACGATGCCCGGCCGAACAGTGAGGACTCTTCGCAGTTGAAGGCGCATAATTCAATACGTTCGGCCTCGGCCTTTCCTAGAAGGCTCAGAAGTAGAATTCCAAATACAACGCCCGCAGTTCCGTCATATTTGCCGCCATTTGGAACCGAATCATAGTGAGAACAGAAAACTACTTTGTCATCTCTCCGACTTTCTCTCCCGCTGGAGGTCAAGATGTTTCCCATTCTATCGACATAGACTCTCTTTCCAACTTCATTCAACCTTTTCGCCAGATACTCAAGCGAAAGTCTGTTTTCCCTTGTGAAGGGAAGACGAGTAACTCCTTCATCTGTCGAGGTGAATTTCGATAACTTATCTATTTCTTCCGATACTAGATATTCGAGACCGCTCAAGCTAACTCCTTCACTTTGCCGCCGATTCATGCCAGAACAACAGTTTTTCCTGCAGTTTCTTCATTCCAATATCCAGGAAGAAGCTGAGAAGACTAATCACAGTGATTACAGTCAACAGTAAAGTTATATCGTACATCTCGTTCCCGAGAATCAGAAGAAATCCAAGCCCGGCCTTTGAACCCATCATTTCTCCTATGACTGCAGCCGTGATCGACAACACAAGGGCTACACGCAATCCAGTCATCAGATACGGCATCGAATTCATGAGTTCAAGTTTGAACATAACTTGAAGACGACTTGCCTTCAAAACCTTCATCAGGTTGTAGTAGTTCTTTTCAGTTGATCTTACACCGAGGATCATATTTATCATTACAGGGAACAGAGTAACAAGAGCAATTAGAACCACTTTGGACAGTATTCCAAGCCCGAACCATAGCACAAAGAGCGGAGCAAGCGATATCTTTGGAGCAGTCTGGAATATGAGTATGTACGGTGAAAGCGCCTTCTCGAGAATCTCTACCTTTGCAAGAACGTATCCAAGTACTATTCCTATAACCGCTCCGGAACTGAACCCTATCGCTATCTCTTCGAGCGTCGCCATGAAGTTCTTTTGCAAAACGGAGTTCTTGACCAACTCAACGAACTTGAAGAGAATATCTTCGGGCGGAGGAAGGATATGTGTTGGAGTATTAAGAATTGTGACCACTACTTTCCACACAACCAATACAGCGACTAGAAATAGAAAGCTCATTAGTTTTGAATTGATGTTCTTTTTCAAAATTCTTCCTCCTACCCGAAGATTTAGTTTACAGTCTTGGTATTACGAAATCGGCCGCGTTGACATCTGTGGTTATCAGATCGTACTCTCTCATGATGTCGATAGTCTGCTGCCATCTTTCAACGTTTCCAAATCCAAATCCAAAGGCTTTGGTGTCTTCGCTCTGCCAGAGGTAGTTCGCATAGATCTCGGAAAGTATGTCGGCCATGTATTCCTCTCTGCCAATATATGTCGGCGCATACTTCGCGATTGCCACAACAGTGGCTTCCTTCATATTCTCTGGATCTGAGAGATAGGCCATCACTCTGCTCAAAGCCCTTGTGAATCTAACGGCCAGATCCCTGTTCTCATTCAGGATTTTGTCTCCGGTTACTACAACGTTTCCGAATGAAGGAAGGAACTCGTCTGACCTGAATTCATCTACTTCGATTCCCTGATACCTTAGTTCGAAGGTTCTAAGCATTGAGAAGCAAATTGCATCTACTCTCTTGTTTACGAGAGCCGGTACGATAGCCTCGGTTCCAACAATCTCAAGCTGGATGTCATTCAGTGAAAGCCCATTCTTTTTCAGGAGTATTTGTAGCTGCACATAGTTGGGGCTTCCATAAGATGTTATTGCTACTTTCTTCCCTTTGAGATCCTGGGGTGTTTCAATGCCGCTTTCCTTAAGGAAGATAGTTGAGCCGAGTCCATGCTGGTAGGTAGTATGAATAACATTTACAGGTATTCCCTGAGCTCTTGCAGTTATGACTGGTTCGCCATTGGGGAAACCAAATTCAACATTTCCAACTGCCACGTTTCTGATTATGTCTGAAGCGCTTCCAAAAAGATAGTCGACTTCAAGACCTTCCTCTTCAAAATAGCCAAGCTCTATTCCCATGTAGATGGGAATGTAGTAAGGAACTGCGGAACCCTCGATCTGCAGGGTTACTTTCTGGGCAAAAACAAACATGCTTACTAGAACCAATAAAAACACAAGTACTGCCTTTTTCAAATCAATCCCTCCTCGTTCAGAGTGTTCTAAAATCTGTTTCAAGTGCAGTTTCTATTGCACAAAGTTGCGCTGACCTATAATCAGTAAGCCATTCATCCGTCTTCCGATTTCCGTGAACTGCCAGGATGTTTGCTGCCTTCATCCCCAAAAGACTTGCCAGAGTAAAGATCGTCTCGGTTTCCATATCGAAATTGATAACGCCCGCAGATGAAAGTTCTTCAGGCAAACTGGGACCGGGGATTTCAAAACCTCTTATGCTCCGACCCTGTCCGGCATAATAAGAGTCAACAGTAGCGCCTATGCCGACATGAGCCCTGACCCCCTTTCTAGAAGCGCTTTCGGCCAGTGCGACGACCATAAATGGGTCGGCGACGGCCGGGTATTCTGCTCTAACGTACATTTTGGAGCTTCCCCCAAGTCTTACTGCGGCGGAGTTGATTATCATCTCTCCGCACTTAATGTCCTTTCTAAGCGCTCCACAACCTCCCACTCTGACAACTCTTTCTACACCAAGAGCGTGCAGTTCCACCATAACTATTTCTGATGAACCGCCTCCAATTCCGGTAGAACAGACGCCAAACTCCTTCCCTCTGAAAGTACCGATTCCTGTCGAGAATTCTCGATTGACGGACAGATATTCAAAGGAATCTGCCGCTTCTTCGAAGAGCTTCAGTCGTTCTGGATCACCTGGAAGGAAGAACAGCTTCGGAATCTTTGAATCCATGCTCAACTTCAGATGCTGGAGTTTGCCGTTTTCGATGGGATTGCTCGCTGTTGGTTTTCTGAATCCTTCATTCATCATGTTCCCTCCGTGAAGGCCAATTTTGACTCATGCCAGAACAAGAGTTTCTTTTCTATAAGTTCAATACTCCAGTAGAGAATTAATCCCAGGAAAGTAGTAGCAATTATCGACGCTATTAGAAGATTTGCATCATACAGAGAACTTCCGTACACAAGCAGGTAACCGAAACCTCTGTCTCCCGCCATCCATTCTGAGACTATTGCCCCTATTATTGACTGCACCATCGCGATCTTTAGTCCTGCCATGATTAAGGGAGTGGCCATCGGGAGTCTCATCTTAAGAGTTGACTGGCGTTCCGATGCACCGAGAATTGTCATAAGATTCTCGTAGTCCTCCGGGACAGATCGCAGTCCCAAGATTGTGTTTATCATCACTGGGAAGAATGCTGAAAGGACTATAAGCAATAGCTTTGATGGCATCCCGAGTCCGAACCAAATAACAAAGAGAGGAATGAGAGATACTTTTGGTGTAGCCTGAATAAGCATGACGTATGGTGAGATTACTTCCTCAA
This window of the Mesotoga sp. UBA6090 genome carries:
- a CDS encoding ABC transporter permease, with the protein product MKKNINSKLMSFLFLVAVLVVWKVVVTILNTPTHILPPPEDILFKFVELVKNSVLQKNFMATLEEIAIGFSSGAVIGIVLGYVLAKVEILEKALSPYILIFQTAPKISLAPLFVLWFGLGILSKVVLIALVTLFPVMINMILGVRSTEKNYYNLMKVLKASRLQVMFKLELMNSMPYLMTGLRVALVLSITAAVIGEMMGSKAGLGFLLILGNEMYDITLLLTVITVISLLSFFLDIGMKKLQEKLLFWHESAAK
- a CDS encoding ABC transporter permease, which produces MNRKVLIAIISILFLVLFLGFWKGYIIVRDVPGFILPPPEAVGQRFISLVAHGTFIREGWVTLYTILIGFSVGSVLGFVAGYFSAKSRTFEEVISPYVMLIQATPKVSLIPLFVIWFGLGMPSKLLLIVLSAFFPVMINTILGLRSVPEDYENLMTILGASERQSTLKMRLPMATPLIMAGLKIAMVQSIIGAIVSEWMAGDRGFGYLLVYGSSLYDANLLIASIIATTFLGLILYWSIELIEKKLLFWHESKLAFTEGT
- a CDS encoding nucleoside phosphorylase: MNEGFRKPTASNPIENGKLQHLKLSMDSKIPKLFFLPGDPERLKLFEEAADSFEYLSVNREFSTGIGTFRGKEFGVCSTGIGGGSSEIVMVELHALGVERVVRVGGCGALRKDIKCGEMIINSAAVRLGGSSKMYVRAEYPAVADPFMVVALAESASRKGVRAHVGIGATVDSYYAGQGRSIRGFEIPGPSLPEELSSAGVINFDMETETIFTLASLLGMKAANILAVHGNRKTDEWLTDYRSAQLCAIETALETDFRTL
- a CDS encoding ABC transporter substrate-binding protein gives rise to the protein MKKAVLVFLLVLVSMFVFAQKVTLQIEGSAVPYYIPIYMGIELGYFEEEGLEVDYLFGSASDIIRNVAVGNVEFGFPNGEPVITARAQGIPVNVIHTTYQHGLGSTIFLKESGIETPQDLKGKKVAITSYGSPNYVQLQILLKKNGLSLNDIQLEIVGTEAIVPALVNKRVDAICFSMLRTFELRYQGIEVDEFRSDEFLPSFGNVVVTGDKILNENRDLAVRFTRALSRVMAYLSDPENMKEATVVAIAKYAPTYIGREEYMADILSEIYANYLWQSEDTKAFGFGFGNVERWQQTIDIMREYDLITTDVNAADFVIPRL